In Streptomyces sp. NBC_00878, a single window of DNA contains:
- a CDS encoding carbohydrate ABC transporter permease encodes MFSSAGLYFATAVCALLFLVPFYLIVRNALSTDAEITGENWKWFPTDIQWGNVSELFDDPTVPFAQSLWNSTVVGVLHTIGTLLVCSLAGYGLARIPYKHANKIFYAVLVTLMVPAAVTFVPSFVLVSSLGWVSSMQGLIVPGLFSGFTCFLFRQYFLGFPKELEEAARVDGLGYWGAYWRIVVPNSLNFFAAIATITFISGWNAFLWPLVIGQDQEAWTVQVALSSYMTNQTVNFHLIFMATAISILPLVLVFLFLQRWLVQGVAQTGIKG; translated from the coding sequence CTCTACTTCGCCACCGCCGTCTGCGCACTGCTCTTCCTCGTCCCCTTCTATCTGATCGTCCGCAACGCCCTGTCCACGGACGCCGAGATCACCGGCGAGAACTGGAAGTGGTTCCCGACCGACATCCAGTGGGGCAACGTCTCCGAGCTGTTCGACGACCCGACGGTCCCGTTCGCCCAGTCCCTGTGGAACTCGACGGTCGTCGGCGTCCTGCACACCATCGGCACGCTGCTGGTCTGCTCGCTCGCCGGCTACGGCCTCGCCCGCATCCCGTACAAGCACGCCAACAAGATCTTCTACGCGGTCCTGGTGACCCTGATGGTCCCGGCCGCCGTCACCTTCGTACCGAGCTTCGTGCTGGTCTCGTCGCTCGGCTGGGTATCGAGTATGCAAGGTCTCATCGTTCCGGGGCTCTTCAGTGGTTTCACCTGCTTCCTGTTCCGGCAGTACTTCCTGGGGTTCCCCAAAGAGCTGGAGGAGGCGGCGCGTGTGGACGGGCTCGGCTACTGGGGTGCGTACTGGCGCATCGTCGTGCCCAACTCGCTGAACTTCTTCGCCGCGATCGCGACGATCACCTTCATCAGCGGCTGGAACGCCTTCCTGTGGCCGCTGGTCATCGGCCAGGACCAGGAGGCATGGACCGTGCAGGTCGCGCTCTCCTCGTACATGACCAACCAGACGGTCAATTTCCACCTGATCTTCATGGCCACCGCCATCTCGATCCTGCCCCTGGTGCTCGTCTTCCTGTTCCTCCAGCGCTGGCTGGTGCAGGGGGTCGCGCAGACCGGCATCAAGGGCTGA
- a CDS encoding glycoside hydrolase family 2 TIM barrel-domain containing protein produces MSFRTTHSVGIDIDYVEDVSPGSGALPPRAWYASSDAESLSLNGSWRFRLAATADAEDESFAAEGFDAGDWPEVRVPGHWVLQGDEGFGAPIYTNHLYPFPVDPPRVPTENPTGDHLRVFDLPDGWPADGGAVLRFDGVESCARVWLNGTDIGNFKGSRLAHEFAVGHLLKPSGNVLAVRVHQWSAGSYLEDQDQWWLPGIFRDVTLLHRPAGSVLDFFVHASYDHLEGLGTLRVDSDVDGRVSVPELDIDVATGESVTVPVRPWTAETPRLYDGTLVTEGERVPLRIGFRTVVLADGLIKVNGTAVLFKGVNRHEWHPEHGRALDLETMREDVLLMKRHNINAVRTSHYPPHPAFLDLCDEYGLWVIDECDLETHGFTEQAWRDNPVDDDRWTPALLDRASRMVERDKNHPSIVIWSLGNEAGTGRGLTAMAEWIRGRDRSRLIHYEGDWNCRDTDMYSRMYADHAEVERIGKGLDGGPLKRRQLPFIQCEYGHAMGNGPGGLADYQRIFEAHDRIQGGFIWEWIDHGVKDERYGFAYGGDFGEELHDGNFVCDGLLFPDRTPSPGLVEYKKVTEPVRIEGVGTDGTDSTDSTVRITNRYDFADLSALAFEWSYEVDGEATETGTLSVPALAPGGSAEVKLPAPPSDAREPKGRAGGETANARRPEGSSTIAVSTPAVAPRRRTEPDKRGAETRWTIRATLADETAWAPKGHLVAWGQLPVVERPLVTVSATERPVLEEDGSIRLGPAVFGARTGELATINGIDVIDLKLDVWRAPTDNDMGAAWQPDIRYGVLWRKLGLHRMQHRLDAVELADDALTVRTRVAPAATEVGLRTVYRWTSDGTRLRLTVSVAPEGDWKVPLPRLGIRLGLLAGDQVKWHGGGPGEGYPDTKSASMLGRWESTVDDLQTPYVRPQENGARADVRWAEIGWGEVGRERDSDALRVEGQPEFWFTARRWTSEQLDAAEHLTDLTPADTVWVNLDHGQQGIGSQSCGPGTLPEYQLRVRPTEFSFVFSAVDG; encoded by the coding sequence ATGTCTTTCCGCACCACCCATTCCGTCGGCATCGACATCGACTACGTCGAGGACGTCTCACCCGGGAGCGGCGCGCTGCCGCCCCGGGCGTGGTACGCCTCCTCGGACGCCGAGTCCCTCTCTCTGAACGGCAGTTGGCGTTTCCGGCTCGCCGCGACGGCCGACGCCGAGGACGAATCGTTCGCGGCGGAGGGATTCGACGCCGGGGACTGGCCCGAGGTGCGGGTCCCCGGGCACTGGGTCCTCCAGGGCGACGAGGGCTTCGGAGCGCCGATCTACACCAACCACCTCTATCCGTTCCCGGTCGATCCGCCGCGGGTGCCGACGGAGAACCCGACCGGCGACCATCTGCGGGTCTTCGACCTGCCGGACGGCTGGCCCGCGGACGGTGGGGCCGTGCTCCGTTTCGACGGGGTGGAGTCGTGTGCCCGGGTGTGGCTGAACGGGACGGACATCGGTAACTTCAAAGGGTCCCGGCTGGCGCACGAGTTCGCGGTCGGGCACCTCCTCAAGCCGTCCGGGAACGTGCTCGCCGTCCGGGTGCACCAGTGGTCGGCGGGCTCGTACCTGGAGGACCAGGACCAGTGGTGGCTGCCCGGCATATTCCGTGACGTCACCCTGCTGCACCGGCCGGCGGGCAGCGTGCTCGACTTCTTCGTGCACGCCTCGTACGACCATCTCGAAGGGCTCGGGACCCTGCGTGTCGACTCCGACGTCGACGGGCGCGTGAGCGTTCCCGAGCTCGACATCGATGTCGCGACCGGCGAGTCCGTGACCGTGCCGGTCCGGCCGTGGACCGCGGAGACGCCCCGGCTGTACGACGGGACGCTGGTCACCGAGGGCGAGCGGGTGCCGCTCAGGATCGGTTTCCGTACGGTCGTGCTGGCGGACGGCCTGATCAAGGTGAACGGCACGGCGGTCCTGTTCAAGGGCGTCAACCGGCACGAGTGGCACCCCGAGCACGGCCGCGCCCTGGACCTGGAGACCATGCGCGAGGACGTGCTGCTGATGAAGCGGCACAACATCAACGCCGTGCGCACCTCCCACTATCCGCCGCACCCGGCCTTCCTCGACCTGTGCGACGAGTACGGGCTGTGGGTCATCGACGAGTGCGACCTGGAGACCCACGGCTTCACCGAGCAGGCCTGGCGGGACAACCCGGTGGACGACGACCGCTGGACACCGGCGCTCCTCGATCGGGCGTCCCGCATGGTCGAGCGCGACAAGAACCACCCGTCGATCGTCATCTGGTCGCTGGGCAACGAGGCGGGCACCGGGCGCGGGCTGACCGCGATGGCCGAGTGGATCCGTGGCCGTGACCGCTCACGGCTCATCCACTACGAGGGTGACTGGAACTGCCGCGACACGGACATGTACTCGCGGATGTACGCGGACCACGCCGAGGTCGAGCGGATCGGCAAGGGCCTGGACGGCGGCCCGCTCAAGCGGCGCCAACTGCCCTTCATCCAGTGCGAGTACGGGCACGCGATGGGCAACGGGCCGGGCGGGCTCGCCGACTACCAGCGGATCTTCGAGGCGCACGACCGCATCCAGGGCGGTTTCATCTGGGAGTGGATCGACCACGGCGTCAAGGACGAGCGGTACGGCTTCGCGTACGGCGGCGACTTCGGCGAGGAGCTGCACGACGGGAACTTCGTCTGCGACGGGCTGCTCTTCCCGGACCGCACGCCCTCGCCGGGGCTCGTCGAGTACAAGAAGGTGACGGAGCCGGTCCGTATCGAGGGCGTCGGCACGGACGGCACGGACAGCACAGACAGCACGGTCCGGATCACCAACCGGTACGACTTCGCGGACCTGTCGGCGCTGGCCTTCGAGTGGTCGTACGAGGTCGACGGCGAGGCCACCGAAACGGGCACGCTGTCGGTGCCCGCGCTGGCGCCGGGTGGGTCGGCGGAGGTGAAGCTGCCCGCGCCGCCGTCGGACGCGCGTGAGCCGAAGGGGCGCGCCGGAGGCGAGACGGCGAACGCGCGGAGGCCCGAAGGGTCGAGCACGATCGCCGTCTCGACACCGGCTGTAGCGCCCCGGAGGCGAACCGAACCAGACAAGAGGGGCGCCGAGACCCGGTGGACGATCCGGGCGACACTCGCCGACGAGACGGCGTGGGCGCCGAAGGGGCACCTGGTGGCCTGGGGTCAACTGCCGGTCGTGGAGCGCCCGTTGGTGACCGTTTCTGCCACTGAGCGGCCCGTCCTGGAGGAGGACGGGAGCATCAGGCTCGGGCCCGCCGTCTTCGGCGCGCGGACCGGTGAGCTGGCGACGATCAACGGTATCGACGTCATCGATCTGAAGCTGGACGTGTGGCGGGCGCCGACCGACAACGACATGGGCGCGGCCTGGCAGCCGGACATCCGCTACGGCGTACTCTGGCGGAAGCTCGGCCTCCACCGGATGCAACACCGCCTGGACGCCGTCGAGTTGGCGGACGACGCGTTGACCGTACGCACCCGGGTGGCGCCGGCGGCCACGGAGGTGGGCCTGCGCACGGTGTACCGGTGGACGTCCGACGGGACGCGGCTGCGGCTGACGGTGTCCGTGGCACCCGAGGGCGACTGGAAGGTGCCGCTGCCGAGGCTCGGCATCCGTCTCGGGCTGTTGGCCGGTGACCAGGTGAAGTGGCACGGCGGCGGTCCCGGCGAGGGCTACCCGGACACGAAGTCCGCCTCGATGCTCGGGCGTTGGGAGTCCACGGTGGACGACCTGCAGACTCCGTACGTGCGTCCGCAGGAGAACGGTGCGCGTGCCGACGTCCGCTGGGCGGAGATCGGCTGGGGGGAGGTCGGTCGGGAGAGGGACTCCGACGCGCTGCGCGTCGAGGGACAGCCGGAGTTCTGGTTCACGGCCCGCCGCTGGACGAGCGAGCAGCTGGACGCGGCCGAGCATCTGACCGATCTGACACCCGCCGACACCGTGTGGGTCAATCTCGACCACGGCCAGCAGGGAATCGGTTCACAGTCGTGCGGTCCGGGCACGCTGCCGGAGTACCAGCTGCGGGTCCGGCCGACCGAATTCTCCTTTGTCTTCTCGGCGGTCGATGGCTGA
- a CDS encoding ATP-binding cassette domain-containing protein produces the protein MSGSIEVSGLSRTFHTTVRRPGFAGALRSLVNPERVAKDAVSDITFDVAPGELLALLGPNGAGKSTTIKMLTGILTPTSGEARVAGVVPYLERERNARNIGAVFGQRTQLWWDLPVRESFAILRDIYDVPEAEHRTRLREFDELLDLSSFWDTRVRHLSLGQRVRSDLAAALLHDPPVVFLDEPTIGMDVVVKEQVREFLRYQVEERSRTVLLTTHDMTEVERLAERVVLINHGRLVLDGTLDEIRRKFGSTWQVRVTLADPHAPVEALPGMVLVRREGPQVVFGPDGPAAPAMHQALKRVIERYEVTDIALDEADLEDVMRAAYVQSGSE, from the coding sequence GTGAGTGGCTCCATCGAGGTCAGCGGGCTGTCCCGCACCTTCCACACCACCGTCCGCCGCCCCGGGTTCGCGGGCGCGCTCAGATCCCTCGTCAATCCGGAGCGGGTCGCCAAGGACGCCGTCTCCGACATCACCTTCGACGTCGCCCCCGGTGAACTCCTCGCCCTGCTCGGGCCGAACGGCGCGGGCAAGTCCACCACGATCAAGATGCTCACCGGCATCCTCACCCCCACGTCCGGCGAGGCACGGGTCGCGGGCGTGGTCCCGTACCTGGAGCGGGAGCGCAACGCGCGCAACATCGGGGCCGTGTTCGGGCAGCGCACCCAGCTGTGGTGGGACCTTCCGGTGCGGGAGTCCTTCGCGATCCTGCGCGACATCTACGACGTCCCCGAGGCCGAACACCGTACGAGACTGCGGGAGTTCGACGAGCTGCTCGACCTGTCGTCGTTCTGGGACACCCGGGTACGGCATCTCTCGCTCGGCCAGCGCGTGCGCTCCGACCTGGCCGCCGCGCTGCTGCACGATCCGCCGGTGGTGTTCCTCGACGAGCCCACGATCGGCATGGACGTGGTGGTCAAGGAGCAGGTCCGCGAGTTCCTCCGGTACCAGGTGGAGGAGCGCTCGCGGACGGTGCTGCTCACCACGCACGACATGACGGAGGTGGAGCGGCTCGCCGAGCGGGTCGTCCTGATCAACCACGGGCGGCTCGTCCTGGACGGCACCCTGGACGAGATCCGGCGGAAGTTCGGCTCGACCTGGCAGGTGCGGGTGACGCTGGCCGACCCGCACGCGCCCGTCGAGGCGTTGCCGGGGATGGTCCTGGTGCGGCGCGAGGGCCCCCAGGTGGTGTTCGGCCCCGACGGGCCCGCGGCACCGGCCATGCACCAGGCGCTGAAGCGGGTCATCGAGCGGTACGAGGTGACCGACATCGCCCTGGACGAGGCCGACCTGGAGGACGTGATGCGCGCCGCGTACGTCCAGTCGGGGAGCGAGTGA
- a CDS encoding ABC-2 family transporter protein, whose protein sequence is MATVLQGWRAARVTPLGELHTPPRMTAALLRLTVQVVLVASLWHGLYAATGTTAGLTKDQAVTYAVLAVLATRIRELDQYAGRDTVLQHMHFGTIIYWYLRPLPPQRYYALRALGEQLYGLVWVLAGYVICLAAGVVEPPRSAAVAGVFAVSAFLGQWVLYYVMLAIDQLCFWTLRNGAAMLILIFAQNLLSGVYAPLWFFPDWFITMSGFLPFQATLSVPLSLYVGRVELSDAGPQLAVQAAWVVALALLTRLLWRRAARRVISQGG, encoded by the coding sequence ATGGCAACCGTCCTCCAGGGCTGGCGGGCCGCCCGCGTCACCCCGCTCGGCGAACTCCACACCCCGCCACGGATGACCGCCGCACTGCTCCGCCTGACGGTGCAGGTGGTACTGGTCGCGTCCCTGTGGCACGGCCTGTACGCGGCCACGGGTACGACGGCCGGTCTGACCAAGGACCAGGCCGTCACGTATGCCGTACTGGCCGTACTGGCCACCCGAATACGGGAGTTGGACCAGTACGCGGGCCGGGACACCGTGCTCCAGCACATGCACTTCGGCACGATCATCTACTGGTATCTGCGCCCGCTCCCACCCCAGCGCTACTACGCGTTGCGGGCGCTCGGCGAGCAGCTGTACGGGCTTGTGTGGGTGCTCGCCGGATACGTGATCTGTCTGGCGGCCGGGGTCGTGGAGCCGCCCAGGTCGGCTGCCGTGGCAGGGGTGTTCGCGGTCAGCGCGTTCCTGGGGCAGTGGGTGCTGTACTACGTGATGCTCGCCATCGACCAGCTCTGCTTCTGGACGCTCCGCAACGGCGCGGCGATGCTGATCCTGATCTTCGCGCAGAACCTGCTGTCCGGGGTGTACGCGCCGCTGTGGTTCTTCCCGGACTGGTTCATCACCATGAGCGGCTTCCTGCCGTTCCAGGCGACGCTGAGTGTGCCGCTGTCGCTGTACGTCGGCCGCGTCGAACTGTCCGACGCGGGCCCGCAGTTGGCCGTACAGGCCGCCTGGGTGGTGGCCCTCGCCCTGCTCACCCGGCTGCTGTGGCGGCGGGCGGCCCGGCGCGTGATCTCGCAGGGAGGCTGA
- a CDS encoding ABC transporter permease, translating to MSTKALRVVWRITRLNFRAQLEYRSEFLMMIAIGAVWQVSVIVFATVLLTRFSGMGGWDSSDVLLIPATRMLAHGLFVLFLGRVHGLARHIQEGVIDTYLVRPMPVHRQLQLSFFPTNAIGDLTVAAGLMAGALSRSDLDWTATRITYLIVCVLGGMLLEAALFTVVACASLRYPAADYWGRWLEELLGTFGSYPLNVLPKAVGGFLTFGLPLAFVAYFPAAVLTGHDAGVPYWLAAVSPLLGAAAYLGSRLLWRWSLRHYTGVNG from the coding sequence ATGTCGACCAAGGCTCTTCGCGTCGTCTGGCGCATCACCCGGCTCAACTTCCGTGCCCAGCTGGAGTATCGCTCCGAGTTCCTGATGATGATCGCGATCGGCGCGGTCTGGCAGGTGTCGGTGATCGTGTTCGCGACCGTACTGCTCACCAGGTTCAGCGGGATGGGCGGCTGGGACAGCTCGGACGTGCTGCTGATCCCGGCGACGCGGATGCTGGCGCACGGACTGTTCGTGCTGTTTCTGGGGCGGGTGCACGGGCTGGCCCGGCACATCCAGGAGGGGGTGATCGACACGTATCTGGTCCGCCCGATGCCGGTCCACCGCCAGCTCCAGCTGTCCTTCTTCCCCACCAACGCGATCGGTGACCTGACCGTGGCGGCGGGCCTGATGGCGGGCGCCCTGAGCCGCAGCGACCTGGACTGGACGGCGACCCGGATCACCTATCTGATCGTCTGCGTCCTCGGCGGAATGCTCCTGGAGGCGGCCCTGTTCACGGTGGTCGCGTGCGCGTCGCTGCGCTACCCGGCCGCCGACTACTGGGGCCGCTGGCTGGAGGAGCTGCTCGGCACGTTCGGCAGCTATCCGCTGAACGTGCTGCCGAAGGCGGTCGGCGGCTTCCTCACGTTCGGGCTGCCGCTGGCGTTCGTCGCGTACTTCCCGGCGGCGGTACTGACCGGGCACGACGCCGGTGTCCCGTACTGGCTGGCCGCGGTGTCGCCGCTCCTCGGCGCGGCGGCCTATCTGGGCTCGCGGCTGCTGTGGCGGTGGAGCCTTCGGCACTACACGGGAGTGAACGGGTAA